The nucleotide window ATTATGATAATGGTATTTCTAAAGTCTATTTTTCGTCCAAGACTGTCTGTCAAATAACCGTCATCTAATACTTGTAATAACATGTTAAATACATCTGGATGGGCTTTTTCAATCTCATCCAATAAAATAACCGCGTAGGGTTTTCTCCTAACTTTTTCAGTTAATTGTCCGCCCTCTTCATAGCCAACATATCCTGGAGGTGCGCCAATCAATCTAGACACAGCGAATTTTTCCATGTACTCACTCATGTCTATTCTAACCAAAGCATCTTCGCTATCAAACAATTCCCTAGCCAAAACTTTAGCTAACTGCGTTTTACCAACACCAGTTTGACCTAAGAAGATAAAGGAACCAATCGGTTTATTAGGATCTTTTAGTCCAGCTCTATTTCTTTGAATTGCCTTAACCACTTTGGCCACGGCTTCATCCTGACCAATTACCTTACCTTTTATTAGATCTGGTAATTTCGCTAGTTTGTTGCTTTCTGTTTGTGCTATTTTATTCACAGGAATACCTGTCATCATAGAAACAACGTCAGCAACATTATCTTCAGTAACTACCTCTCTATGAAGTTTGGTTTCCTCTTCCCACTTTTCTTGAGCTATAGCCAAATCTTTTTCAAGACGTTTTTCATCATCACGAAGCTTAGCCGCTTCTTCATATTTTTGCTTTTTGACTACAGAATTTTTTGTTTCTCTAACTTCTTCTAGTTTTTTCTCTAATTCTAATATCTGTTTTGGGACATCGATATTTGTTATATGAACACGCGAGCCAGCTTCATCAAGAGCATCAATTGCTTTATCTGGTAAGAAGCGTTCAGTCATATACCTATTCGTAAGTTTTACACAGGCTTGAACCGCTTCATCCGTATATTCAACATTATGATGTTCTTCATAGCGCTCCTTAATATTGTTAAGGATTTCGATAGTTTCTTCAACGGTTGTTGGTTCAACTATAACCTTTTGGAAACGTCTCTCCAGAGCACCATCTTTTTCAATATATTGCCTATATTCATCAAGCGTTGTTGCTCCTATACATTGAATTTCACCTCTTGCCAATGCAGGTTTGAACATGTTGGAAGCATCCAAACTTCCTGTGGCCCCACCAGCTCCCACAATTGTATGAATCTCATCGATAAATAGAATTATATCATCATTTTTTTCCAATTCGTTCATCACCGCCTTCATGCGTTCTTCAAACTGTCCACGATATTTGGTGCCTGCAACTAGACTAGCAAGATCTAAAGTCACTACTCTTTTATTGAATAAAATTCGAGAAACTTTTCTCTTTACAATGCGCAATGCAAGACCCTCTGCAATAGCCGATTTACCAACACCAGGTTCACCGATAAGCAATGGATTATTCTTTTTACGTCTGCTCAGTATTTGTGAAACACGTTGAATCTCCTTTTCTCTACCAACCACAGGATCCAGTTTGCCTTCTTCAGCCAATTCGGTTAAATCTCGTCCAAAATTGTCTAACACTGGAGTTTTAGATTTTTTATTTCCTTTTGCAGCAGATGAACCAAAGGGATTTTGTTTAGCATCATCTTCTTCATTCACTTCATCATCAGAAAAAGATTCAGCTTTTGGAGAATCTAGATAATCATCATCTTTTGTGATCATCGATTTAAATTGATCCTTAACGCTATCGTAGTCAACTTTCATTTTATTCAATAATTTGGTAGTTGGGTCATTTTCATTACGCAATATACATAACAGTAAATGCGCTGTATTTATAGAAGAACTTTGAAATAGTTTAGCTTCTAAAAAGGTTGTTTTTAATGCTCGCTCGGCCTGTCTTGTTAAATGAAGGTTTTTCTTTTCATTAGACATGACAGATATATTCGGGTTAGCGGGGCTCAAAATCTCTACCTTTCTTCTCAAATGGTTTAGGTCTATATCGAGAGCATTTAAAATATTAATGGCTTTGCCACTTCCATCCCTCAATAAACCTAACATCAAATGTTCAGTACCGATAAAGTCATGGCCCAAGCGCAAAGCCTCTTCCTTGCTATAAGCAATTACATCCTTAACTCTTGGGGAAAAATTATCGTCCATAGTATTATCCTTTCGTCATTAAAAATAAGAAATTATATGCAATTAAATCAAAAACCATACCCATTCTCAACTATGCTATTACAAGAAATAAAATATGTCTTTACCGTGAAATTTTTAGGCGGATAGTTATTAACTAATTACAACGTGGTATTTGTTAATAAAAAGTACTGATTTGAGCCCCTATTTACTTATTAAAAGTACCAAAAGCCGTATATTAGCGGGATTTGAAAATCAATAAAAAGAATCTAAAAAATAGACATGGCAGAAGGAGAAAAACTGATTCCAATCAACATTGAGGATGAAATGAAATCGGCTTACATCGATTATTCGATGTCGGTCATTGTGTCACGTGCATTACCTGATGTTAGAGACGGATTAAAACCTGTTCATCGTAGGGTACTGTATGGCATGCATGAGTTAGGAGTTCGTTCTAACACAGCTCATAAAAAATCAGCGAGAATTGTAGGTGAAGTTTTAGGTAAATACCATCCACATGGAGATAGTTCAGTTTATGACACTATGGTTCGTATGGCTCAGGAATGGAGTTTGCGTTATATGTTGGTAGACGGACAAGGAAATTTTGGATCTATAGATGGTGATAGCCCTGCAGCAATGCGATATACAGAGGCTAGAATGCGTAAGATTTCCGAAGATATGTTGGCTGACATAGACAAGGACACTGTTGATCATAAGCTTAATTTTGATGATACCTTAAAAGAACCGACTGTTTTACCTACAAGGATACCAAGTTTATTGGTTAATGGAGCCTCAGGTATTGCAGTAGGTATGGCAACTAATATGCCTCCTCATAATCTTTCAGAAGTTGTTGATGGGACAATAGCATATATCGAAAATAATAACATTGAGATTGACGAACTTGTTTCGCACATAAAAGCTCCTGATTTTCCTACAGGCGGAATTATATATGGATACGACGGCGTATTAGAGGCGTTTAAGACAGGAAGGGGTAGAATTGTCATCAGAGGTAATGCTACTGTGGAAGAAGTTAATGGTCGAGAATGTATCATTGTAAATGAAATTCCTTATCAGGTAAATAAGGCGGACATGATTAAGAAAACGGCCGACTTAATTAACGATAAGAAAATTGAAGGTATTTCGACAATTCGTGACGAATCGGACCGTAACGGGATGCGTGTTGTATATGTCCTGAAAAAAGATGCGATACCAAATATTGTCTTAAATACTTTATTTAAATATACTGCTCTACAATCTTCCTTCAGTGTGAATAATATTGCTTTGGTTAATGGTAGGCCAGAACTATTGAATCTTAAAGATTTAATACTCCATTTTGTAGAGCATAGGCACGAAGTTGTTGTTCGTAGAACCCAATATGAACTTAGGAAGGCAGAGGAAAGAGCTCACATTCTTGAAGGGTTAATAATTGCTAGTGATAATATCGATGAAGTTATCGCTTTAATTAGAGCTTCAAATAACGCAGATGAAGCCCGTGAAAAATTAATTGAACGATTTGAATTGTCTGAAATACAAGCGAAGGCAATTGTAGAAATGCGTTTGAGACAGTTAACGGGTCTAGAACAAGATAAACTGCGTTCAGAATACGAAGAATTATTAAAAACCATTGAGGATCTTAAAGATATATTAGATAAGAAAGATCGTAGAATGGATATTATTAAAGAGGAGCTGTTAGAGGTTAAAAATAAATATGGTGATGAGAGACGCTCTAAAATAGAATATGCAGGTGGAGATCTAAGTATAGAAGATATGATACCTGATGAAAAAGTGGTCATTACCATTTCTCATGCTGGCTATATTAAAAGAACTCCTTTATCAGAATATAAAACTCAAAATAGGGGTGGAGTTGGCCAGAAGGCTTCTACTACTAGAAATGAGGACTTCCTTGAACATTTATTTGTTGGTACTAACCATCAATACATGTTGTTCTTTACCCAAAAAGGAAAATGTTTCTGGATGCGGGTTTATGAAATTCCAGAAGGGAGTAGAACATCCAAGGGTAGGGCAATTCAAAATCTTATAAATATTGAACAGGATGATAAGGTGAAAGCCTTCATTTGTACTCAAGATTTAAAAGATGAGGATTACATTAATAACAATTATGTTATCATGGCTACCAAGAAAGGTACTGTTAAAAAGACTTCTTTAGAGCAGTATTCACGACCACGGACTAATGGAATTAATGCAATAACAATTCGCGAAGATGATGAATTGTTAGAAGCTAAATTGACTACAGGTGAAAGCCAAGTAATGTTAGCTTTAAAATCTGGTAAAGCAATTCGATTTGAGGAAGCCAAAACTCGACCCATGGGTAGAAATGCTTCCGGAGTTAGAGGAATTACATTGGCAAACGATGATGACGAAGTGATCGGAATGGTTGCTGTGGATGATATGGAAAGTGATATCCTTGTAGTTTCTGAAAAGGGATATGGTAAGCGATCTAGCCTTGACGATTACAGAATTACCAATCGTGGTGGAAAAGGCGTTAAAACAATTTCTATAACAAATAAAACAGGAAGTCTAGTTGCCATTAAAAATGTATCTGATGAAGATGATCTTATGATTATCAATAAATCTGGTATTGCCATTAGAATGGAAGTGGCAGATTTGAGGGTCATGGGAAGAGCAACCCAAGGTGTGAGGCTTATTAATTTGAAGAATAATGATGAAATAGCCGCAGTTGCTAAGGTTATGAAAGATGATGATGACGAAATGGATGCTGCAGATATGGCCGATGAGCCTTCAAATTTCGAAGATGGCACAACTCTTGATAATAATAGCGCAAACGAATAAACATTAAACACTAAACGATAACTTGAAATGAGAAAACAAGCAATTCTTGCTTTAGCAATGTTGGTTGGTTCTTTAACTTTCGCACAGAAAGACGAACTCAAATCTGCAAGCAAAGCGATAAAACAAGGTAATTTTGCTGACGCAAAAACAGCTGTAAACCAAGCTGAACCAATGATAGCAAGTGCTGATGATAAAACACAAGCAGAATTTTATTACTTAAAAGGTCAGGCTTATTATGCCAATGGAACCGCTTCTGCCGCTGATATGTCGAAGGCTATCGAAAGTTTAAATATGGTGGAAAAGGTTGAAAAAGAATCTGGTAAGAACAAATATACTGAGGATGTTAAAACCATCAAAGGTGAAATGTTAACCAGTTTTTTAACTAAAGCAAATTCTGCTCTTGAGGCTAAAGATTATTCTAAGTCTTCAGTTTATTT belongs to Aegicerativicinus sediminis and includes:
- the gyrA gene encoding DNA gyrase subunit A is translated as MAEGEKLIPINIEDEMKSAYIDYSMSVIVSRALPDVRDGLKPVHRRVLYGMHELGVRSNTAHKKSARIVGEVLGKYHPHGDSSVYDTMVRMAQEWSLRYMLVDGQGNFGSIDGDSPAAMRYTEARMRKISEDMLADIDKDTVDHKLNFDDTLKEPTVLPTRIPSLLVNGASGIAVGMATNMPPHNLSEVVDGTIAYIENNNIEIDELVSHIKAPDFPTGGIIYGYDGVLEAFKTGRGRIVIRGNATVEEVNGRECIIVNEIPYQVNKADMIKKTADLINDKKIEGISTIRDESDRNGMRVVYVLKKDAIPNIVLNTLFKYTALQSSFSVNNIALVNGRPELLNLKDLILHFVEHRHEVVVRRTQYELRKAEERAHILEGLIIASDNIDEVIALIRASNNADEAREKLIERFELSEIQAKAIVEMRLRQLTGLEQDKLRSEYEELLKTIEDLKDILDKKDRRMDIIKEELLEVKNKYGDERRSKIEYAGGDLSIEDMIPDEKVVITISHAGYIKRTPLSEYKTQNRGGVGQKASTTRNEDFLEHLFVGTNHQYMLFFTQKGKCFWMRVYEIPEGSRTSKGRAIQNLINIEQDDKVKAFICTQDLKDEDYINNNYVIMATKKGTVKKTSLEQYSRPRTNGINAITIREDDELLEAKLTTGESQVMLALKSGKAIRFEEAKTRPMGRNASGVRGITLANDDDEVIGMVAVDDMESDILVVSEKGYGKRSSLDDYRITNRGGKGVKTISITNKTGSLVAIKNVSDEDDLMIINKSGIAIRMEVADLRVMGRATQGVRLINLKNNDEIAAVAKVMKDDDDEMDAADMADEPSNFEDGTTLDNNSANE
- a CDS encoding ATP-dependent Clp protease ATP-binding subunit translates to MDDNFSPRVKDVIAYSKEEALRLGHDFIGTEHLMLGLLRDGSGKAINILNALDIDLNHLRRKVEILSPANPNISVMSNEKKNLHLTRQAERALKTTFLEAKLFQSSSINTAHLLLCILRNENDPTTKLLNKMKVDYDSVKDQFKSMITKDDDYLDSPKAESFSDDEVNEEDDAKQNPFGSSAAKGNKKSKTPVLDNFGRDLTELAEEGKLDPVVGREKEIQRVSQILSRRKKNNPLLIGEPGVGKSAIAEGLALRIVKRKVSRILFNKRVVTLDLASLVAGTKYRGQFEERMKAVMNELEKNDDIILFIDEIHTIVGAGGATGSLDASNMFKPALARGEIQCIGATTLDEYRQYIEKDGALERRFQKVIVEPTTVEETIEILNNIKERYEEHHNVEYTDEAVQACVKLTNRYMTERFLPDKAIDALDEAGSRVHITNIDVPKQILELEKKLEEVRETKNSVVKKQKYEEAAKLRDDEKRLEKDLAIAQEKWEEETKLHREVVTEDNVADVVSMMTGIPVNKIAQTESNKLAKLPDLIKGKVIGQDEAVAKVVKAIQRNRAGLKDPNKPIGSFIFLGQTGVGKTQLAKVLARELFDSEDALVRIDMSEYMEKFAVSRLIGAPPGYVGYEEGGQLTEKVRRKPYAVILLDEIEKAHPDVFNMLLQVLDDGYLTDSLGRKIDFRNTIIIMTSNIGARKLKDFGQGVGFGTSARAAQATDNSRSIIENALKKAFAPEFLNRIDDVMVFNTLDKEDINKIIDIELSKLIDRIKNLGYELKLSKPAKDYIADKGFDQQYGARPLKRAIQKYIEDVLAEEIISSKLQEGDTIKMDLNKEADELEVKIEKPKTQTES